In Clupea harengus unplaced genomic scaffold, Ch_v2.0.2, whole genome shotgun sequence, a genomic segment contains:
- the LOC122131595 gene encoding ribonuclease HI-like, which yields MLDNAEIFVGTEPIPDGRAVFVDGSSFMRDGERLTGWAAVGDGKVLRAGKLYKGGAQVAELVAVTNALQLALHSNVPVNIFTDSAYAYHSTHTWGPVWKSRNFTTAAGAPIAHKAEIITLSETLTHLTPSKCSVIKITGHSEQTKDALAQ from the coding sequence ATGCTAGACAATGCAGAGATCTTTGTGGGAACGGAGCCCATTCCAGACGGCCGAGCTGTGTTTGTTGATGGCAGTTCATTcatgagagatggtgagagattGACTGGATGGGCTGCTGTGGGGGATGGAAAAGTTTTGCGGGCGGGAAAGCTCTACAAAGGGGGAGCCCAGGTGGCAGAACTCGTTGCTGTAACAAATGCCTTGCAACTCGCTTTACATTCTAATGTGCCTGTCAATATCTTCACAGACAGCGCTTACGCATACCATTCCACTCACACTTGGGGTCCTGTATGGAAAAGCCGTAACTTCACAACTGCGGCTGGAGCCCCCATTGCTCATAAAGCTGAGATTATCACACTCTCTGAAACACTGACCCACTTAACACCTTCTAAGTGTTCTGTCATTAAAATCACAGGACACAGTGAACAAACAAAGGACGCCCTGGCTCAAG